The proteins below come from a single Roseovarius sp. Pro17 genomic window:
- a CDS encoding amidohydrolase, with product MKLSDAQTHALETVEARMPELSEWCATIFEHGETAWREYRSAEWYVARLRAEGFTVEEGSGGMPTAFCAEWSNGDGPIIGMYGEYDAIPGNCQAAVTHRAPREGLGYMAGGHTDPHSGLGIGALGGLLATKAAMEAKGIKGGLRFTGEPAEKVRGSKPIHAAKGYYDGLAAMLSFHPFYMLPMCNTVRWDTHCGAAYSMIYRFICDAPEAWGHGDGAPIPQSHSAIRAPGASEALVTMYSMSKSLRDSMLPHQGGWSISEAILTAGQATADNQPAGLAELQYMMRTPTVEMAKQVTAALDRNAAAVAAMTGCRWERHWVCKSRPGLANHAMANVVWDALQAAGAPKWGAEAVKIAQEIQGNLGQMPLTEPFIDEMSQLIAPQDAEAILRRDLPPSQMNSTSDDYTDMSWHTPLARFYIARPALKPNGAPYPSWVMNALGGIPATIDPMVRTAARVCALSALRLLEDADARDAAMTEFNDRTGGGVGGDKWLAPLCDYEPPIDFRWPEYIETPRGRDWWIPAAMPDA from the coding sequence ATGAAACTGAGTGATGCACAGACCCACGCGCTGGAAACCGTCGAGGCCAGAATGCCCGAGCTGTCCGAGTGGTGCGCCACCATTTTCGAGCATGGCGAAACGGCATGGCGCGAATATCGCTCGGCCGAATGGTATGTGGCGCGGCTGCGGGCCGAGGGGTTCACCGTCGAGGAAGGATCTGGGGGGATGCCCACCGCATTCTGCGCCGAGTGGTCGAACGGCGACGGGCCAATCATCGGGATGTACGGCGAATACGACGCTATTCCGGGCAATTGTCAGGCCGCCGTGACCCACCGCGCGCCGCGCGAAGGGCTGGGATACATGGCCGGGGGCCATACCGATCCACATTCGGGGCTGGGGATTGGCGCGCTGGGTGGTCTGCTCGCAACCAAGGCGGCGATGGAGGCCAAGGGCATCAAGGGCGGTCTGCGCTTTACCGGCGAGCCTGCCGAGAAGGTGCGCGGGTCCAAGCCCATCCACGCGGCCAAGGGCTATTACGATGGGCTGGCGGCGATGCTGTCGTTTCACCCGTTTTACATGCTGCCGATGTGCAACACGGTGCGCTGGGATACCCACTGCGGCGCGGCCTATTCGATGATCTACCGCTTTATTTGTGACGCGCCCGAGGCGTGGGGGCATGGCGACGGCGCGCCGATCCCGCAATCACACTCGGCCATTCGCGCGCCCGGCGCATCCGAGGCGCTGGTGACGATGTATTCCATGTCCAAATCCCTGCGGGATTCCATGCTGCCGCATCAGGGCGGCTGGTCGATTTCCGAGGCGATTTTGACGGCAGGGCAGGCGACTGCCGACAACCAGCCTGCCGGCCTGGCCGAGTTGCAATACATGATGCGCACGCCGACCGTCGAGATGGCCAAGCAGGTGACAGCGGCGCTGGATCGCAACGCCGCAGCGGTCGCCGCCATGACGGGTTGTCGGTGGGAGCGGCACTGGGTCTGCAAATCGCGGCCCGGTCTGGCGAACCATGCAATGGCGAATGTGGTTTGGGATGCGTTGCAGGCCGCGGGCGCGCCGAAATGGGGCGCGGAGGCAGTGAAAATCGCGCAGGAGATTCAAGGGAATCTTGGGCAAATGCCCTTAACAGAGCCTTTTATCGACGAGATGAGCCAGCTTATCGCGCCGCAAGACGCCGAGGCGATTTTGCGCCGCGATCTGCCGCCCTCGCAGATGAACAGCACGTCAGATGATTACACCGACATGAGCTGGCACACCCCGCTCGCGCGGTTTTACATCGCGCGCCCGGCGCTGAAACCGAACGGCGCGCCCTATCCCTCTTGGGTGATGAACGCGCTTGGCGGTATCCCGGCAACGATTGATCCGATGGTGCGCACAGCGGCGCGGGTCTGTGCGTTGTCGGCGCTGCGCCTGTTGGAGGATGCAGACGCGCGCGATGCTGCGATGACCGAATTCAACGACCGCACCGGCGGCGGGGTAGGGGGCGACAAATGGCTGGCCCCGCTCTGCGATTACGAGCCGCCCATCGACTTCCGCTGGCCGGAATATATCGAAACCCCGCGCGGGCGCGACTGGTGGATTCCGGCCGCCATGCCCGACGCATAA
- a CDS encoding dimethylarginine dimethylaminohydrolase family protein translates to MLDKTQSEFTLQRRKRGGGTAPMQNWHLPNETDPLSHVLLGSPAHLRHLATSSLSSKHLRENPCNIQVAQSQHAEMVAAYEHFGVNVQMHKPEPELPMQVYARDSSVMTPYGAVITAMSQWWRRGENYAAIRTYEELGIPIYDMVTAGTFEGGDFNVIEEGVVLIGCGGARTNEAGARQVAGWFEDEGWEVKLAFIDEYYVHIDLMVVPIAEKLTAVCLDCTDPWIVDWLKGKGHEIIDVPFRDTMNLGCNVMSLGNGKVIAPAASTVLVDALRARGFEVAAVETAEISKTGGGIHCMAQALNRG, encoded by the coding sequence ATGCTCGACAAAACTCAAAGCGAATTCACCCTGCAACGACGCAAGCGCGGCGGTGGCACGGCCCCCATGCAGAACTGGCACCTGCCCAATGAGACGGACCCGCTGAGCCACGTCCTGCTGGGATCGCCCGCGCATCTGCGCCACCTTGCGACCTCCAGCCTGTCGTCCAAGCATCTGCGCGAGAACCCGTGCAACATTCAGGTTGCCCAGAGCCAGCATGCCGAGATGGTCGCCGCCTACGAGCATTTTGGCGTCAACGTGCAGATGCACAAACCAGAGCCTGAACTGCCGATGCAGGTCTATGCGCGCGATTCGTCCGTCATGACGCCCTATGGTGCGGTCATCACGGCCATGTCGCAGTGGTGGCGCCGGGGCGAGAATTACGCGGCGATCCGCACTTACGAGGAACTGGGCATCCCGATCTACGACATGGTGACCGCCGGCACCTTTGAGGGCGGCGATTTTAACGTGATCGAAGAGGGCGTCGTGCTGATCGGCTGCGGCGGCGCACGCACGAACGAGGCAGGCGCGCGGCAGGTCGCGGGCTGGTTCGAAGATGAGGGCTGGGAGGTCAAGCTGGCCTTTATCGACGAATATTATGTGCATATCGACCTGATGGTCGTGCCCATCGCAGAAAAGCTGACGGCAGTCTGCCTTGACTGCACCGACCCGTGGATTGTGGACTGGCTAAAGGGTAAAGGGCACGAGATTATTGACGTGCCGTTCCGCGATACCATGAACCTTGGTTGCAACGTGATGAGCCTGGGTAACGGCAAGGTGATTGCGCCTGCGGCCTCGACGGTCCTGGTCGATGCCTTGCGCGCGCGCGGGTTCGAGGTGGCGGCAGTGGAAACAGCCGAAATTTCGAAAACCGGCGGCGGAATCCATTGCATGGCGCAGGCGTTGAACCGGGGCTAA
- a CDS encoding efflux RND transporter periplasmic adaptor subunit, with translation MPNFMTAPRILVPLLALALVVTPAFAQEGERPPPGVTVVTVNVSDVHLTTTLPGRVVASSEAEVRPQVAGIITERLFNEGGRVEAGDVLYRIDPATYDAAVAQAEAAVAQAQAQLKAASREAARLETLSSRNVVSEQALDSAIAGRDGAKASLQAAEAQLQSARIEQDRTEIRARLSGEIGRSMVSPGALVTASQQTPLATVRNIDPVYVDVTQSAAELLDFRRGAGYARQTGGAQEVRLTLADGSEFEQTGKLTAAEPVVDPLTGVVVLRIAFANPDKLLLPGMYVQAEMPSGVAKGAILVPQEGVSRNRRGQPTALVVGEDGTVEQRVLNVLQDRGQFWVVNDGLMDGDRVVVEGLQKAAPGAKVNAQERKDEDAAEGEQQAEPQPAE, from the coding sequence ATGCCAAATTTCATGACCGCGCCGCGCATTTTGGTGCCGCTCCTTGCACTGGCCCTTGTTGTAACCCCCGCATTTGCCCAAGAAGGCGAGCGGCCGCCGCCGGGCGTGACCGTGGTTACCGTGAACGTCAGTGATGTGCATCTAACCACTACGCTGCCGGGCCGCGTCGTCGCGTCCTCCGAGGCTGAGGTGCGCCCGCAAGTGGCGGGCATCATCACCGAGCGTTTGTTTAACGAGGGCGGGCGCGTCGAGGCGGGCGATGTTCTGTACAGGATTGACCCGGCCACCTATGACGCCGCCGTCGCGCAGGCCGAGGCTGCCGTCGCGCAAGCGCAGGCACAGCTCAAGGCGGCGAGCCGCGAGGCCGCGCGGTTGGAAACACTGTCGAGCCGCAATGTGGTCAGCGAACAGGCGTTGGATTCGGCCATTGCCGGGCGCGACGGGGCCAAGGCCAGCCTGCAAGCCGCCGAGGCGCAGCTGCAATCGGCCAGGATCGAACAGGACCGCACCGAGATCCGCGCGCGCCTGTCCGGCGAAATCGGGCGCTCGATGGTCAGCCCGGGCGCGTTGGTGACGGCCAGCCAGCAGACTCCGCTGGCGACCGTTCGCAACATTGATCCGGTTTATGTGGATGTCACTCAATCGGCGGCTGAGTTGCTGGATTTTCGCCGCGGCGCCGGCTATGCCCGGCAGACGGGCGGCGCGCAAGAGGTGCGGCTGACGCTGGCCGATGGTAGCGAGTTCGAACAGACGGGCAAGCTGACAGCAGCCGAACCGGTGGTCGATCCGCTGACCGGCGTCGTCGTGCTGCGCATCGCCTTTGCCAACCCCGACAAGCTGCTTCTGCCCGGCATGTATGTGCAGGCCGAAATGCCCAGCGGTGTCGCCAAGGGCGCCATTCTGGTCCCCCAAGAAGGCGTTAGCCGCAACCGGCGCGGCCAGCCCACGGCGCTGGTCGTGGGCGAGGACGGCACGGTCGAGCAGCGCGTGCTGAACGTGTTGCAGGATCGCGGCCAGTTCTGGGTGGTGAATGATGGGCTGATGGACGGCGACCGCGTCGTCGTGGAGGGCCTGCAAAAGGCTGCCCCCGGCGCCAAGGTCAATGCGCAGGAGCGCAAGGACGAGGACGCCGCAGAAGGTGAACAACAGGCCGAACCTCAACCCGCTGAATAG
- a CDS encoding efflux RND transporter permease subunit: MARFFIDRPIFAWVISIFIMGIGVLSIVTLPVAQYPQIAPPTVSVNAAYPGASAETVANTVTQVIEQQMTGLDGLRYISSSSTSAGGASITLTFETGIDPDIAQVQVQNKLAQATALLPEPVQRQGVTVRKSSSGFLMVIALIAENGGYDATDLGDYLSTNMVNELSRVEGVGNVRVFGAQYAMRIWLDPSKLAAFELTPQDVVNAVSAQNAQISAGEFGSRPAVDGQVLNATITAQSLLSTPEDFRQIVIRAETDGGLVLINDVARVEIGAENYGTISRFNQEAATGMAISLAPGANALDTAAAVEKRVEELAAFFPEGVEYVIPYDTTPFVQISIEEVIKTLIEAIILVFLVMYLFLQNLRATLIPTLAVPVVLLGTFGILSLMGYSINTLTMLAMVLAIGLLVDDAIVVVENVERIMEQEGLSPKEATRKSMDQITGALIGIGVVLSAVFVPMAFFPGSTGVIYKQFSVTIISAMGLSVLVALTLTPALCATMLKAKHGEATQRGPFGIFNRGFDKLLGGYAGSVGWIVNRPVRMGIIYLIIVAVMVGLFMRTPQGFLPEEDQGILFTLIQGPTGTTAEQTLKVVKQVEDYYLTQESDMVESVFGVVGFSFAGQGQNMGLAFVRLKDWKERPDPGQSAQALAGRAFGAFSQIEGAMVFPIVPPSVIELGNVSGFDFYLQARGGQNHEQLLEARNQMLGMAAESPLIASARPSGLEDAAQFNLDIDWRRAGAMGVAATDVGNLLSTAWAGRYVNDFVDDGRIKRVYVQGEPTARAVPSDIEKWRVRNANGGLVPFSNFVSAGWTYGPQGVDRYNGVPSMQIQGSPAPGVSTGEAIAEIERLAEQLPPGFQVSLTGLSLEEQESGSQAPLLYGLSLAAIFLALAALYESWSIPFAVMLAMPIGVLGALGGAWLGGFENGVFFQVGLLTVIGLTGKNAILIVEFARDKRAEGESILEAAVDAARQRFRPIIMTSMAFSLGVTPLVLSTGAGSGGRTAIGSGVLSGTITATVLGVLFVPLFFAVIARMGRKKDV; encoded by the coding sequence ATGGCCCGTTTTTTCATTGACCGCCCGATCTTTGCCTGGGTAATTTCGATTTTCATCATGGGGATCGGCGTCCTGTCGATCGTTACTTTGCCGGTTGCGCAATACCCGCAGATCGCGCCGCCGACCGTATCGGTCAACGCCGCCTATCCCGGTGCCAGCGCCGAAACGGTGGCCAATACCGTCACCCAGGTGATCGAACAGCAGATGACTGGGCTGGACGGCTTGCGATACATCTCGTCCAGTTCGACCAGCGCCGGGGGCGCGTCGATCACGCTGACGTTCGAGACGGGAATAGATCCCGACATCGCGCAGGTGCAGGTGCAAAACAAGCTGGCGCAGGCCACCGCGCTGCTGCCCGAACCGGTGCAGCGCCAAGGCGTGACCGTGCGCAAATCGTCGTCCGGGTTCCTGATGGTGATCGCGTTGATCGCTGAAAACGGCGGCTATGATGCCACCGATCTGGGCGACTACCTTAGCACCAACATGGTGAACGAGCTGAGCCGCGTCGAAGGTGTGGGCAACGTGCGCGTTTTTGGCGCGCAATATGCCATGCGCATCTGGCTGGACCCGTCCAAACTGGCCGCGTTCGAATTGACTCCGCAGGATGTGGTCAATGCGGTTAGCGCGCAGAACGCCCAGATTTCGGCCGGTGAGTTCGGCTCGCGCCCTGCCGTTGATGGGCAGGTTTTGAATGCGACCATCACCGCGCAGTCCCTGCTAAGCACGCCCGAGGATTTTCGCCAGATCGTGATACGGGCTGAAACCGACGGCGGCCTCGTGTTGATCAACGATGTCGCACGGGTCGAAATCGGGGCCGAGAACTACGGCACCATTTCGCGCTTTAACCAAGAGGCGGCGACGGGAATGGCGATCAGCCTTGCACCCGGTGCTAACGCACTCGACACGGCTGCGGCGGTGGAAAAGCGGGTCGAAGAACTGGCCGCATTTTTCCCCGAGGGGGTCGAATATGTCATCCCCTACGACACCACGCCCTTTGTCCAAATCTCTATCGAGGAAGTAATCAAGACGCTGATCGAGGCGATCATTCTGGTGTTCCTCGTGATGTATCTATTCCTGCAAAATCTGCGCGCGACTCTGATCCCGACGCTGGCGGTGCCGGTCGTGCTGCTGGGCACCTTCGGGATACTGTCGCTGATGGGGTATTCGATCAACACATTGACCATGCTGGCGATGGTTTTGGCGATCGGCCTGCTGGTCGATGATGCGATCGTCGTGGTCGAAAACGTCGAGCGCATTATGGAGCAGGAGGGCCTTAGCCCCAAGGAAGCGACACGCAAGTCGATGGACCAGATCACCGGCGCGCTGATCGGCATCGGGGTCGTGCTGTCGGCGGTGTTCGTTCCGATGGCGTTTTTTCCCGGCTCGACCGGGGTGATTTACAAGCAATTCTCGGTCACGATCATATCGGCGATGGGGCTGTCGGTCCTGGTCGCGCTGACGCTGACGCCCGCGCTATGCGCTACGATGCTAAAGGCCAAACATGGCGAGGCCACGCAGCGCGGGCCGTTTGGCATTTTTAACCGTGGGTTTGACAAGTTGCTGGGCGGCTATGCGGGCAGCGTTGGCTGGATCGTCAACCGGCCCGTGCGGATGGGGATAATCTATCTGATTATCGTCGCGGTGATGGTCGGCCTGTTCATGCGCACGCCACAGGGCTTTTTGCCCGAAGAGGATCAGGGCATCCTCTTTACCCTGATCCAAGGGCCGACTGGAACCACGGCCGAGCAGACGCTGAAAGTGGTCAAGCAGGTCGAGGATTACTATCTGACGCAGGAAAGCGACATGGTGGAATCCGTCTTTGGGGTCGTCGGGTTCAGCTTTGCGGGGCAGGGGCAGAATATGGGCCTAGCCTTTGTGCGCCTGAAAGATTGGAAAGAGCGCCCGGACCCTGGGCAAAGTGCGCAGGCGCTGGCGGGCCGGGCCTTTGGCGCGTTCAGCCAGATCGAGGGCGCGATGGTGTTTCCCATCGTGCCGCCCTCGGTGATCGAGTTGGGCAACGTGTCGGGCTTTGATTTTTACCTTCAGGCGCGCGGCGGGCAGAACCACGAGCAGCTGCTGGAGGCCCGCAATCAGATGCTGGGCATGGCGGCTGAAAGCCCGCTGATCGCGTCGGCGCGGCCCAGCGGGCTAGAGGATGCGGCGCAGTTCAACCTGGATATCGACTGGCGCCGCGCCGGTGCGATGGGTGTGGCCGCGACGGATGTGGGCAACCTGCTCAGCACCGCTTGGGCCGGGCGCTATGTCAACGATTTCGTCGATGATGGCCGCATCAAACGCGTCTATGTGCAGGGCGAGCCGACAGCGCGCGCCGTGCCGTCTGATATTGAGAAATGGCGCGTGCGCAATGCCAATGGCGGGCTTGTCCCGTTCTCGAATTTCGTCTCGGCCGGGTGGACCTATGGGCCGCAGGGCGTGGACCGTTACAACGGCGTGCCGTCGATGCAAATCCAAGGCTCGCCCGCGCCCGGCGTCAGCACCGGCGAAGCGATTGCCGAGATCGAGCGTTTGGCCGAACAATTGCCACCCGGTTTTCAGGTTTCACTGACGGGCCTGTCGCTGGAGGAGCAGGAGTCGGGCAGTCAGGCACCGTTGCTATACGGTCTGTCGCTGGCGGCGATTTTCCTCGCCCTCGCGGCGCTATATGAATCGTGGTCAATCCCGTTTGCGGTCATGTTGGCCATGCCCATCGGCGTGCTGGGTGCGCTGGGGGGTGCGTGGCTGGGCGGGTTCGAGAACGGCGTGTTCTTTCAGGTCGGCTTGCTGACGGTCATTGGCCTGACGGGTAAAAACGCGATCCTAATCGTCGAATTCGCGCGCGACAAACGCGCGGAGGGCGAGAGTATCCTTGAGGCTGCCGTCGACGCCGCGCGCCAGCGATTCCGCCCCATCATCATGACGTCGATGGCGTTTAGCCTCGGCGTTACGCCTCTGGTCCTTAGCACCGGG